From Apium graveolens cultivar Ventura chromosome 9, ASM990537v1, whole genome shotgun sequence, the proteins below share one genomic window:
- the LOC141686122 gene encoding uncharacterized protein LOC141686122 yields MIEYALKLDFPTITSEVEYEALIAGLGLARAVGAKNLKICGDSRLIVAQVNGEFEAKDDAMDKYLRVMKGILIQFDEWYAEHVLREENTTVDALSKFASSEIENYPRYFYFQVLRTPTIHVINLIAPVGLNSYWIDPIKNHVETGWLPDDVQEERKLSIRALRYSLNEGLLYKRSFIIPYLKCLRPHEEEDALKKDHEGICRQHPGGRALAHKITQLGFYWPTMLADAKAYVKKYDRFQRYTPVV; encoded by the coding sequence ATGATCGAATATGCtttgaagttagacttcccaactatAACCAGTGAAGTAGAGTATGAGGCTTTGATAGCCGGGTTAGGATTGGCTAGAGCTGTGGGAGCCAAGAATCTTAAAATCTGTGGAGACTCAAGGCTCATTGTTGCCCAAGTTAATGGGGAGTTTGAGGCCAAAGATGATGCCATGGACAAGTACCTAAGGGTCATGAAAGGAATACTGATTCAATTTGATGAATGGTACGCAGAACATGTTCTGAGGGAGGAGAACACTACAGTCGATGCCCTTTCCAAGTTCGCCTCATCTGAAATAGAGAACTATCCAAGATATTTCTACTTCCAAGTCTTGAGGACACCGACAATTCATGTCATAAACTTAATAGCACCAGTTGGCTTGAATAGCTATTGGATTGACCCCATCAAGAACCACGTTGAGACGGGTTGGCTCCCAGATGATGTCCAAGAGGAGCGCAAGTTATCAATAAGAGCGTTGAGGTACTCTCTAAATGAAGGCCTTTTATACAAAAGGTCTTTCataatcccatatttgaagtgcTTAAGACCTCACGAGGAAGAGGATGCACTGAAGAAAGATCATGAAGGGATTTGTAGACAACACCCAGGAGGCAGGGCCCTCGCTCATAAAATAACCCAGCTGGGGTTCTACTGGCCGACAATGCTAGCCGATGCAAAGGCTTACGTGAAGAAGTATGACAGATTCCAGAGGTACACTCCTGTAGTTTGA